Proteins from a single region of Pseudomonadota bacterium:
- a CDS encoding multidrug efflux RND transporter permease subunit, with the protein MLPQFFISRPKFAFVISILITIAGFISLTVLPVSEYPDISPPQVSVAATYSGATAEVIQETVGTPIETQVNGVDDMMYMSSTSSDSGSYSLSVTFEIGTDPDIAAVNVQNRVSLATSSLPSEVTAQGISVQKASTSILMIITVSSPNNTYDATFLSNYVDINIADALARVDGVGDASILGSQPYSMRIWLDPNKLAGFELTATDVILAIEDQNVQASAGSIGAPPAPSNQQFQYTIQTQGRLTDPDQFGDIIVAAFEDGSEVRIRDVARVELGSQYYTSFSNLDGNPTSALSIYQSPDANALNVANAVKAELEELSKRFPEDMEYNITYDTTRYVQATIDEVIETLLIAFVLVVFVTFVFLQNWRATLIPTLAIPVSLIGTFAVLYILGYSANTISLFALILAIGIVVDDAIIVVENVQRIMTDEGLERREATRKAMKQITGPVIATTLVLLAVFVPIGFMPGLSGRIYQQFAVTISVSVVISSINALTLSPALCASLLRSGTLTNKGPFGVFNRVFDKIRHGYTAVVVTLARRSIIGLVLLAGVFGGGYVLFNTIPTGFLPEEDRGAFFVNIELPDASSLTRTQVVVDQVQEILSGLDGVENVITIPGYSLLAGGTQSNGGFAVAVLKPWDERSDPTLSLQSIMGKAQGKLFGLSTASVFVFSPPPIPGLGTTGGMSLEVQDEGGNTPQALAQAVNALVYNANQRPELDNIFATFSANVPQVYVNLDRQKAEAMGVSVADVFIALQANMGSFYVNDFNYLSRVFQVIVQAESDYRSTVSDIGRIYVRSSNNDMIPLSTLIDVTTVLGPQQLNAYNLFRSASVNGQQAAGYSTGQALAVMEEVADEYLPQGFTFSWSGQSLQELEAAGKTTSLIIFAIVFVYLFLVAQYESWTMPFVVVLSVPTAALGALGLVLVVGSDINIYTQIGLVLLIGLASKNAILIAEFAKVRREEGAGIIDAASEAAKLRFRAILMTSFSFILGVVPLAIAVGAGAGSRRAMGNTVLGGMAAAVLIGIFLIPLLYVIVQRIVEWRRHEEPGKAKGSDKPEEAETTA; encoded by the coding sequence CAGCGTAGCCGCCACCTATTCCGGGGCCACAGCGGAGGTGATCCAGGAAACGGTCGGCACGCCGATTGAGACCCAGGTCAACGGCGTCGACGACATGATGTACATGTCATCGACAAGTTCGGACTCCGGCAGCTACAGCCTGTCGGTCACGTTCGAGATCGGGACCGACCCCGACATCGCCGCTGTCAACGTGCAGAACCGGGTTTCGCTGGCGACCTCTTCGCTGCCCAGCGAGGTGACGGCCCAGGGCATTTCGGTCCAGAAGGCGTCGACCAGCATCTTGATGATCATCACTGTATCGTCGCCGAACAACACCTACGACGCGACCTTTCTCAGCAACTATGTCGACATCAACATCGCCGACGCCCTGGCCCGCGTCGACGGTGTTGGCGATGCCTCGATCCTGGGTTCCCAGCCCTACAGCATGCGCATCTGGCTGGACCCCAACAAGCTTGCCGGATTCGAGCTGACGGCGACCGACGTCATCCTTGCCATCGAGGATCAGAACGTCCAGGCAAGCGCCGGTTCCATTGGCGCGCCGCCGGCGCCGTCCAATCAACAGTTTCAGTACACGATTCAGACCCAGGGACGCCTGACCGATCCCGATCAGTTCGGCGACATCATCGTCGCGGCGTTCGAAGACGGTTCGGAGGTCCGCATCAGGGACGTCGCCCGTGTCGAACTGGGCTCCCAGTACTACACATCGTTCAGCAATCTCGATGGAAATCCGACCTCAGCGCTTTCCATCTACCAGTCACCGGACGCCAACGCTCTCAATGTCGCCAACGCGGTCAAGGCCGAGTTGGAGGAGCTGTCGAAGCGTTTTCCGGAGGACATGGAGTACAACATCACTTACGACACCACCCGCTATGTACAGGCGACGATCGACGAGGTTATCGAGACCCTGCTGATCGCCTTCGTCCTGGTGGTGTTCGTCACATTCGTTTTTCTCCAGAACTGGCGCGCGACGCTAATCCCGACCTTGGCCATTCCGGTCTCCCTGATCGGTACGTTCGCGGTTCTGTACATCCTCGGCTACTCCGCGAACACGATCTCTCTGTTCGCCCTGATCCTGGCCATCGGCATCGTCGTCGACGACGCGATCATCGTTGTCGAGAACGTCCAGCGCATCATGACCGATGAGGGCCTGGAGCGCCGCGAAGCAACCCGCAAGGCGATGAAGCAGATCACCGGTCCGGTCATCGCCACCACGCTGGTGCTGCTGGCTGTCTTCGTACCGATTGGTTTCATGCCGGGATTGTCTGGCAGGATCTATCAGCAGTTCGCCGTCACGATCTCGGTCTCGGTGGTCATCTCGTCGATCAACGCACTGACCTTGAGCCCGGCGCTTTGTGCATCGTTGCTGCGCAGCGGCACCTTGACGAACAAGGGCCCATTCGGCGTTTTCAACCGCGTCTTTGACAAGATACGCCACGGTTACACCGCCGTCGTCGTCACCCTCGCGCGCCGTTCGATTATCGGCCTTGTGCTGCTGGCCGGCGTGTTCGGCGGCGGCTACGTGCTGTTCAACACCATACCCACCGGCTTTCTGCCGGAAGAGGATCGTGGCGCCTTCTTCGTCAATATCGAACTTCCGGATGCATCGTCACTGACGCGCACGCAGGTGGTCGTCGACCAAGTCCAGGAGATCCTTTCAGGCTTGGATGGTGTCGAAAACGTCATCACCATTCCCGGTTACAGTCTGCTGGCGGGCGGCACCCAGTCGAACGGCGGCTTTGCCGTTGCCGTGCTGAAGCCCTGGGACGAACGGTCGGACCCCACGCTCTCGCTTCAGAGCATCATGGGCAAAGCGCAGGGCAAGCTGTTCGGTCTGTCGACTGCATCGGTGTTTGTGTTCAGCCCACCGCCGATACCGGGTCTGGGAACAACCGGTGGCATGAGTCTTGAGGTCCAGGACGAAGGTGGCAACACGCCGCAAGCTCTGGCCCAGGCAGTCAATGCCCTGGTCTACAACGCCAACCAACGGCCCGAGCTGGACAACATTTTCGCGACGTTCAGCGCCAACGTGCCGCAGGTCTACGTCAACCTGGATCGCCAGAAAGCCGAAGCCATGGGCGTTTCCGTGGCTGACGTCTTTATCGCGCTCCAAGCCAACATGGGTTCCTTCTACGTCAACGACTTCAATTATCTAAGCCGGGTGTTCCAGGTCATCGTTCAGGCAGAGAGCGACTATCGCAGCACCGTCTCCGACATCGGCCGTATTTATGTGCGTTCGTCCAACAACGACATGATCCCGCTGAGCACCCTCATCGACGTCACGACCGTTCTCGGGCCCCAGCAGTTGAACGCCTACAATCTGTTCCGTTCAGCCTCGGTCAACGGGCAGCAGGCAGCGGGCTACAGCACAGGTCAGGCACTTGCCGTCATGGAAGAGGTCGCCGATGAATACCTGCCACAGGGCTTCACCTTCTCGTGGTCCGGTCAATCGCTGCAAGAGCTGGAAGCGGCCGGCAAGACGACCAGCCTGATCATCTTCGCGATCGTGTTCGTCTACCTGTTTCTGGTCGCCCAGTATGAGAGCTGGACGATGCCCTTCGTCGTTGTTCTGTCAGTGCCGACAGCAGCGCTCGGTGCGCTGGGATTGGTCCTGGTCGTCGGCTCCGACATCAACATCTATACGCAGATCGGTCTCGTCTTGCTCATAGGACTGGCGTCGAAGAACGCGATTCTGATCGCCGAGTTCGCCAAGGTGCGGCGCGAAGAGGGCGCCGGCATCATCGACGCGGCTTCCGAAGCGGCCAAGCTTCGGTTCCGCGCCATCTTGATGACCTCGTTCTCGTTCATTCTTGGCGTCGTGCCGCTGGCGATTGCGGTCGGCGCCGGCGCCGGCAGCCGCCGCGCCATGGGCAACACCGTCCTGGGCGGTATGGCGGCCGCCGTTTTGATCGGAATCTTCCTGATACCGCTGCTTTACGTGATCGTGCAGCGCATCGTCGAATGGCGCCGACACGAGGAACCTGGCAAGGCCAAAGGTTCCGACAAACCCGAAGAAGCCGAGACGACCGCCTGA